Proteins encoded in a region of the Loxodonta africana isolate mLoxAfr1 chromosome 22, mLoxAfr1.hap2, whole genome shotgun sequence genome:
- the AGAP3 gene encoding arf-GAP with GTPase, ANK repeat and PH domain-containing protein 3 isoform X5: MERGWPPADSCPGERPAACRRALSLCDSLDLHGAPARPRSECAAGSAPAPAGARSLLLGLLRPRLGRRGQSDGRPPPAAPGPAPDEPAPPRRARAPREEPARPRPASMTFLEVHRVELAGAPGAEPGAGLGRSGSAGFLRGASLWSSQRWQVLRGARRTDSPRRGLSALRKSFSFRLRRGQEVRRAESEAGPLPGPPRARTRSDGDASSLHAGPGRCDLLSAEPRRPRPAAGLWRLLAGRFRRSAPAAPPWSRQAAAAPLLLGAPTDSFVNSQEWTLSRSVPELKVGIVGNLSSGKSALVHRYLTGTYVQEESPEGGRFKKEIVVDGQSYLLLIRDEGGPPELQFAAWVDAVVFVFSLEDEISFQTVYNYFLRLCSFRNASEVPMVLVGTQDAISAANPRVIDDSRARKLSTDLKRCTYYETCATYGLNVERVFQDVAQKVLALRKKQQLAIGPCKSLPNSPSHSAVSAASIPSVHLNQATNGGSSAFSDYSSSVPSTPSISQRELRIETIAASSTPTPIRKQSKRRSNIFTICATVSNFSSTKRPFQLLPN; encoded by the exons ATGGAGCGCGGCTGGCCGCCGGCTGACAGCTGCCCGGGGGAGCGGCCCGCCGCCTGCCGCCGCGCCCTCAGCCTCTGTGACTCGCTAGACCTGCACGGCGCCCCGGCCCGGCCGCGGAGCGAGTGCGCCGCTGGTTCCGCGCCGGCGCCGGCCGGGGCCCGGAGCCTGCTGCTCGGCCTGCTGCGCCCGCGCCTCGGTCGCCGTGGCCAGTCGGATGGTCGTCCGCCGCCCGCCGCCCCCGGCCCTGCGCCGGACGAGCCCGCGCCACCCCGGCGCGCCCGGGCCCCGCGCGAGGAGCCGGCTCGCCCGCGGCCCGCCAGCATGACTTTCCTGGAGGTGCACCGCGTGGAGCTGGCGGGCGCGCCGGGCGCGGAGCCGGGAGCGGGGCTGGGCCGGTCCGGCAGCGCGGGCTTCCTGCGCGGCGCCTCGCTGTGGAGCAGCCAGCGCTGGCAGGTGCTGCGCGGGGCCCGGCGCACCGACTCGCCCCGCCGCGGCCTCTCGGCGCTGAGGAAGAGCTTCAGCTTCCGGCTGCGGCGCGGCCAGGAGGTGCGGCGCGCAGAGTCCGAGGCGGGGCCCCTGCCCGGGCCGCCGCGCGCGCGCACCCGCAGCGACGGCGACGCCAGCTCGCTGCACGCCGGGCCCGGCCGCTGCGACCTGCTGAGCGCCGAACCGCGCCGCCCGCGCCCCGCCGCCGGACTCTGGAGGCTGCTGGCCGGCCGCTTCCGTCGCTCCGCGCCCGCCGCGCCGCCGTGGAGCCGCCAGGCGGCCGCGGCCCCGCTGCTGTTGGGTG CTCCCACAGACTCGTTTGTGAACAGCCAGGAATGGACCCTGAGTCGCTCTGTGCCGGAGCTTAAAGTG GGCATTGTGGGGAACCTGTCCAGTGGGAAGTCGGCCCTGGTGCATCGCTATCTGACTGGGACTTACGTTCAGGAGGAGTCCCCAGAGG GGGGGCGGTTTAAGAAGGAGATTGTGGTGGACGGTCAGAGTTACCTGCTGCTCATCCGAGATGAAGGAGGTCCCCCTGAGCTCCAG TTTGCTGCCTGGGTCGACGCCGTGGTGTTTGTGTTCAGCCTGGAAGATGAGATCAGCTTCCAGACGGTGTACAACTACTTCCTGCGGCTCTGCAGCTTCCGCAACGCCAGTGAGGTGCCCATGGTGCTGGTGGGCACTCAAG ATGCCATCAGCGCTGCGAACCCCCGAGTCATTGATGACAGCAGGGCCCGCAAACTCTCCACAGACCTGAAGCGCTGCACCTACTACGAGACTTGCGCAACCTATGGGCTCAACGTGGAGCGCGTCTTCCAGGACG TGGCCCAGAAGGTCCTAGCCTTGCGGAAGAAGCAGCAGCTGGCCATTGGGCCCTGCAAGTCCCTGCCGAACTCACCCAGCCACTCGGCAGTGTCCGCCGCTTCCATCCCCTCCGTGCATCTCAACCAG GCCACGAATGGCGGCAGCAGCGCCTTCAGCGACTACTCCTCCTCAGTCCCCTCCACCCCCAGCATCAGCCAGAGGGAGCTGCGCATCGAGACCATCGCTGCCTCCTCCACCCCCACACCCATCCGCAAGCAGTCCAAGCGGCGCTCCAACATCTTCACG